From a single Catenulispora sp. MAP5-51 genomic region:
- a CDS encoding discoidin domain-containing protein: MRNRLLLAAATAAALLGSLIGSGPAGATTNPPPNPIVTINPSDTQAQILAKAAQVTPTARQLAWQREELTGFVHFGPNTYTGSEVGNGTESPNLIQPTSLDTDQWANDFKNAGFKKVILVAKHHDQLLLDVPPDQSGRFDAADEAALAGFGQKISSTFATDLARGATASNDAGTAGTAGNDPANVVDGDDSTAWQQAATATTIGYQRLVQLPSPVTTSKIRLRITGSRSLPAAIATVGLYYDGRVADLAAGTTATQSSNTQPGGDAAHAVDGNTDGDFFDGSVSHTGDDADAWWQTDLGSSQAIGSIALWNRTDCCSNRLSDYWVFVSDNPFTTALTPRQQAAQSGVWSNHQTGQAGTPTALNVGTTGRYVMVQLSGTNYLSLAEVQVFSPADDFSISAGQPMASVPAGTGTTSTITTANTLGTAGNVALSVSGLPAGATASLTPATVTAGGASTLTIHTASTRRHRQRPHRSGPAEHSPGLDLRQGRLTTPWPPIWLSR; this comes from the coding sequence ATGCGCAACCGCTTGCTCCTCGCCGCCGCCACAGCCGCGGCGCTGCTCGGCTCCCTCATCGGCTCCGGTCCCGCCGGCGCCACCACCAACCCGCCGCCGAACCCGATCGTCACGATCAACCCCTCCGACACCCAGGCGCAGATCCTGGCCAAGGCGGCGCAGGTCACGCCGACCGCGAGGCAGCTGGCCTGGCAACGCGAGGAGCTGACCGGCTTCGTTCACTTCGGACCGAACACCTACACCGGCAGCGAGGTCGGCAACGGCACCGAATCGCCGAACCTGATCCAGCCCACCAGCCTGGACACCGACCAGTGGGCGAACGACTTCAAGAACGCCGGCTTCAAGAAGGTCATCCTGGTCGCCAAGCACCATGACCAGCTGCTGCTGGACGTGCCGCCGGACCAGTCCGGCCGCTTCGACGCCGCCGACGAGGCGGCGCTGGCCGGGTTCGGGCAGAAGATCTCCTCGACCTTCGCCACCGACCTGGCCCGGGGCGCGACCGCGAGCAACGACGCCGGGACCGCCGGCACGGCAGGCAACGACCCGGCGAACGTGGTCGACGGCGACGACTCCACCGCCTGGCAGCAGGCAGCCACCGCCACCACCATCGGCTACCAGCGTCTGGTGCAGCTGCCCAGTCCAGTGACCACGTCCAAGATACGGCTGCGGATCACCGGATCCCGCTCCCTGCCTGCGGCCATCGCGACGGTCGGGCTGTACTACGACGGCCGGGTCGCGGACCTGGCCGCGGGGACGACCGCGACTCAGTCCTCGAACACCCAGCCCGGCGGCGACGCGGCCCACGCCGTCGACGGCAACACCGACGGCGACTTCTTCGACGGCTCGGTCTCCCACACCGGGGACGACGCCGACGCCTGGTGGCAGACCGACCTCGGATCCTCGCAGGCGATCGGCAGCATCGCGCTCTGGAACCGCACCGACTGCTGTTCGAACCGCCTGAGCGACTACTGGGTCTTCGTTTCCGACAACCCGTTCACCACCGCGCTGACCCCGCGACAGCAAGCGGCACAGTCCGGCGTCTGGTCGAACCACCAGACCGGCCAGGCCGGGACACCGACCGCGCTGAACGTCGGCACCACCGGCCGGTACGTGATGGTGCAGCTGTCCGGGACCAACTACCTGTCGCTGGCCGAAGTGCAGGTCTTCTCCCCCGCCGACGACTTCTCGATCTCGGCCGGCCAGCCGATGGCCTCCGTCCCGGCCGGCACCGGAACCACCTCGACCATCACCACCGCGAACACCCTCGGCACCGCCGGCAACGTGGCCCTGTCCGTCTCGGGTCTGCCGGCCGGCGCGACGGCGTCCCTCACCCCGGCCACCGTCACCGCCGGCGGCGCCTCGACGCTGACCATCCACACCGCGAGCACCCGGCGCCACCGTCAACGGCCTCACCGGTCTGGTCCAGCAGAGCACTCCCCCGGCCTGGACCTTCGCCAAGGTCGGCTGACAACCCCATGGCCACCAATATGGCTCAGCCGATGA
- a CDS encoding RICIN domain-containing protein has protein sequence MFGTLLAVQAPVFTPRAAASPLDAAATPATPAVPVPAGQAITVWYTSPGTESTMTATGLPIGNGRIGALLTGDPSHEAYYVTDVTCWAGGANASLDTESGLTGQFPYGTGDFGTQQMLAKAYLSIPAHTASAISGYQRQLDLSNGLVSASYQYNGVTYRRDVYASHPDDVIVVHLSQSGGGTFTGSLALNGTRSESAATDASAVTASFTGTLANGLRYAALAQGSSTGGTLGVSGAGTSGATVTFTGCSEVLLVLSGGTNYSAGASGFMDTSIVPSAIASSQASRATTLGASALLANHLGDYQALAGSMSVNLGASTPAQRALPTDQRLVAAAASGSAPDPELHAAYLQFGRYLAICGSRSSLPINLQGPWQDSNSPAWMSDYHTDINIQMNYWLPDRTGLSACFPALANYCVSQLPSWTQHTQALFNDPSNGFRNSTGRVAGWTVAISTNPYGGLGWWWHPAGNAWLCNELFNHYLYTQDSAYLATVYPLLKGACQFWEARLITTTYTDPAGVSHAVLVDDADWSPEHGPTNAVGITYAQELIWQLFANYQNAARILGQDSSYAGVIASLQSRLYLPQVSTVTGWLEEWMTPNNLDTSDITHRHLSPLIGLFPGDRITADASPPALLTGVTNLLTARGTASYGWGLAWRAACWARLKNAANAYQCFVNGLTPSSNGSTGTAGNMLDIYGSGIFQIDANFGLPSAAVEMMVYSRPGLLQLLPAMPSAWSAAGAVTGIGVRGGFTVDFTWSGGQVISFTLHNVGPTTATTTVTSGAWSKQVSVAAGQSAAFDTLVLINRNSGKVIDDPAASTAPGTSLIQYSRHQGTNQSWRVQQAGQAGTGVFSLINASSALAMDVFGGGTADGALICEYTPSGATNQQWTLQDAGNGYVRVISVRSGKAVGVVGSSTADSARLEQETVSAAAGQQWQVVLV, from the coding sequence ATGTTCGGGACACTGCTCGCCGTACAAGCTCCGGTCTTCACGCCCCGTGCGGCGGCGAGTCCGCTGGACGCCGCAGCCACCCCCGCCACCCCGGCGGTGCCGGTGCCCGCCGGCCAGGCGATCACCGTTTGGTACACCTCGCCGGGCACCGAATCAACGATGACCGCCACCGGCCTGCCGATCGGCAACGGAAGGATTGGCGCCCTGCTCACTGGCGATCCGAGCCATGAGGCCTATTACGTCACCGACGTGACGTGCTGGGCCGGCGGCGCGAACGCGTCCCTGGACACCGAAAGCGGCCTGACCGGCCAGTTCCCTTACGGCACCGGCGATTTCGGCACACAGCAGATGCTGGCCAAGGCCTACCTGAGCATCCCCGCGCACACGGCCTCGGCGATCAGCGGCTATCAACGGCAGCTCGATCTGAGCAACGGCCTGGTGTCGGCGTCGTACCAGTACAACGGCGTGACCTACCGCCGCGACGTGTACGCCAGCCATCCCGACGACGTCATCGTCGTCCACCTCAGCCAGAGCGGCGGCGGCACGTTCACCGGCAGCCTGGCGCTCAACGGCACCCGTTCGGAGAGCGCGGCGACCGATGCCTCGGCCGTCACCGCGTCGTTCACCGGGACGCTGGCCAACGGTCTGCGCTACGCGGCGCTGGCCCAGGGCTCCAGCACCGGCGGGACGCTCGGCGTATCCGGAGCTGGCACGTCCGGTGCGACGGTGACCTTCACCGGCTGCTCCGAGGTGCTGCTGGTGCTCAGCGGCGGCACGAACTACTCGGCGGGCGCATCAGGGTTCATGGATACCTCGATCGTTCCGAGTGCCATCGCCAGCAGCCAGGCGTCGCGGGCCACAACGCTCGGGGCCTCGGCGCTGCTCGCCAACCACCTGGGCGACTACCAGGCTCTCGCCGGGTCGATGTCCGTCAACCTCGGCGCGTCCACTCCCGCCCAGCGTGCGCTGCCCACCGACCAGCGCCTGGTCGCGGCGGCGGCCTCCGGCTCGGCACCGGACCCCGAGCTGCACGCCGCCTACCTGCAGTTCGGCCGCTACCTGGCGATCTGCGGCTCGCGCAGCAGCCTGCCGATCAACCTGCAAGGGCCGTGGCAGGACTCGAACTCGCCGGCGTGGATGAGCGACTACCACACCGATATCAATATCCAGATGAACTACTGGCTGCCGGACCGCACCGGGTTGTCCGCCTGCTTCCCGGCACTCGCGAACTACTGCGTCAGCCAGCTCCCGTCGTGGACGCAGCACACGCAGGCTCTGTTCAACGATCCGAGCAACGGCTTCCGCAACTCGACGGGCCGCGTCGCCGGTTGGACCGTGGCGATATCAACGAACCCTTACGGCGGTCTGGGCTGGTGGTGGCACCCGGCTGGAAACGCCTGGCTGTGCAACGAATTGTTCAACCACTACCTCTACACCCAGGACTCCGCTTACCTGGCGACGGTCTACCCGCTGCTCAAGGGCGCCTGCCAGTTCTGGGAGGCCCGGCTCATCACCACCACCTACACCGATCCGGCCGGGGTCTCCCATGCGGTGCTGGTCGACGATGCCGACTGGTCTCCCGAGCACGGGCCGACCAACGCGGTCGGCATCACCTACGCCCAGGAACTCATCTGGCAGCTGTTCGCGAACTACCAGAACGCCGCCCGGATCCTCGGCCAGGACTCGAGCTACGCCGGCGTCATCGCCTCGTTGCAGAGCCGGCTCTACCTTCCCCAGGTCAGCACCGTGACCGGCTGGCTGGAAGAATGGATGACCCCGAACAACCTGGACACCTCCGACATCACGCACCGCCACCTGTCGCCGCTGATCGGCTTGTTCCCCGGCGATCGCATCACCGCCGACGCCAGCCCGCCCGCGCTGCTGACCGGGGTGACCAACCTGCTCACCGCGCGCGGCACGGCCAGCTACGGATGGGGCCTGGCCTGGCGCGCCGCCTGCTGGGCCCGGCTGAAGAACGCCGCCAACGCCTACCAGTGCTTCGTCAACGGCCTGACTCCGTCGAGCAACGGCTCCACCGGCACCGCCGGGAACATGCTGGACATCTACGGCTCCGGAATCTTCCAGATCGACGCGAACTTCGGCCTGCCCTCGGCGGCCGTGGAGATGATGGTCTACTCCCGGCCGGGACTGCTCCAGCTGCTGCCCGCGATGCCGTCGGCGTGGTCGGCGGCAGGGGCCGTCACCGGTATCGGGGTGCGCGGCGGATTCACCGTCGACTTCACTTGGAGCGGCGGACAGGTGATCTCGTTCACCCTGCACAACGTCGGTCCGACGACGGCGACCACCACGGTGACCTCCGGCGCCTGGAGCAAGCAGGTGAGCGTGGCCGCCGGCCAGAGTGCCGCCTTCGACACCCTCGTGCTGATCAACCGCAACAGCGGCAAGGTCATCGACGATCCCGCGGCCTCCACCGCCCCGGGCACCTCGCTCATCCAGTACAGCCGCCATCAGGGCACGAACCAGTCCTGGCGCGTCCAGCAAGCGGGCCAGGCAGGCACAGGCGTGTTCAGCCTCATCAACGCATCCTCCGCCCTGGCGATGGACGTCTTCGGCGGCGGCACCGCCGACGGCGCGCTGATCTGCGAGTACACCCCGAGCGGTGCGACCAATCAGCAGTGGACGCTGCAGGACGCCGGGAACGGCTACGTGCGGGTGATCAGCGTGCGCAGCGGCAAGGCGGTCGGCGTCGTCGGATCGTCGACCGCTGATTCGGCACGCCTGGAGCAGGAGACCGTCTCGGCCGCGGCCGGTCAGCAGTGGCAAGTGGTTCTCGTCTGA
- a CDS encoding MBL fold metallo-hydrolase, giving the protein MTFSDLPLCRTCGVQYDVSRANCPVCEDERQYVGWNGQQWTTLADLHAAGHRGRIEEEGPGVIGIGAEPAVAVGQRALLVRGKSGNILWDCVPYLDDDMVDQITALGGIDAIAISHPHFYGSMIEWSRAFDAPVYVHAADRAWLGRPDPAVRLWEGRTHELAAGLTLINLGLHFDGAAVLHWRDGAEGRGALLTGDTIMVSMDRRWTTFMYSFPNHIPERPRVIRQAMEALEPFAFERIYAAFWGRTVKIDGMGALRRSAERYMRFALDDR; this is encoded by the coding sequence ATGACATTCAGCGACCTGCCCTTATGCCGGACCTGCGGAGTGCAGTACGACGTGTCGCGCGCGAACTGCCCGGTCTGCGAGGACGAACGCCAGTACGTCGGCTGGAACGGCCAGCAGTGGACGACGCTGGCCGACCTCCACGCCGCCGGCCATCGCGGCCGGATCGAGGAAGAGGGTCCGGGCGTCATCGGTATCGGTGCCGAGCCGGCGGTCGCCGTCGGCCAGCGAGCGCTGCTGGTCCGGGGTAAGAGCGGAAACATCCTGTGGGACTGCGTTCCCTACCTGGATGACGACATGGTGGACCAGATCACGGCGTTGGGCGGAATCGACGCGATCGCCATCAGCCATCCCCACTTCTACGGCTCGATGATCGAGTGGAGCCGCGCCTTCGACGCACCGGTGTACGTCCACGCGGCCGATCGCGCCTGGCTCGGCCGCCCCGACCCGGCCGTCCGGCTCTGGGAAGGCCGCACCCACGAACTCGCCGCGGGCCTGACGCTCATCAACCTGGGCCTGCACTTCGACGGCGCAGCGGTCCTGCACTGGCGCGACGGTGCCGAAGGGCGCGGCGCACTGCTCACCGGCGACACGATCATGGTCTCGATGGACCGCCGCTGGACGACGTTCATGTACAGCTTCCCGAACCACATCCCCGAGCGGCCGCGGGTGATCCGCCAGGCGATGGAGGCACTGGAGCCGTTCGCGTTCGAGCGGATCTACGCGGCCTTCTGGGGGCGGACCGTCAAGATCGACGGGATGGGGGCTCTGCGGCGCTCGGCGGAGCGCTATATGCGTTTCGCGCTTGATGACCGCTGA
- a CDS encoding cyclopropane-fatty-acyl-phospholipid synthase family protein: MNEPRRLSAEYFDQWYSNMAGESPGDAVKRRHLGLPAYFLSSSLLPWEGIGEVAEALRLRPGDRLVDLACGRGGYGLEIAGRTGARLTGVDFSSEAIDQATALARRLGTSTGNGAEFRVGDLADTGLPAASADAVVCVDSIQFKSDDASFREMHRLLAPGGRVALTMWEALDRSDERVPALIRVVDPGTALERAGFVDVEVSDRPHWRPPERALWEEAAELDPGDSPALRSLHDEAVRVLPVFDLTRRILATASVGR, encoded by the coding sequence ATGAACGAGCCACGGCGCCTGTCGGCGGAGTACTTCGATCAGTGGTACTCGAACATGGCCGGGGAGAGTCCGGGAGACGCGGTCAAGCGGCGGCATCTGGGGTTGCCGGCGTACTTCCTGTCGTCGAGTTTGCTGCCTTGGGAGGGCATCGGCGAGGTGGCCGAGGCCCTGCGTTTGCGGCCGGGCGACCGGCTGGTGGATCTGGCGTGCGGGCGTGGCGGGTACGGGCTGGAGATCGCCGGGCGGACCGGAGCGCGGCTGACCGGCGTCGACTTCTCCAGCGAGGCGATCGACCAGGCCACGGCGCTGGCCCGGCGGCTGGGCACCAGCACCGGCAACGGCGCCGAGTTCCGGGTCGGCGACCTGGCCGACACCGGACTGCCGGCCGCGTCGGCCGACGCCGTGGTCTGCGTCGACTCGATCCAGTTCAAGTCGGACGACGCGTCGTTCCGTGAGATGCACCGGCTCCTCGCGCCGGGCGGACGCGTTGCCCTCACGATGTGGGAAGCGCTCGATCGCTCCGACGAACGCGTTCCGGCGCTGATCCGCGTGGTCGATCCCGGGACCGCCTTGGAGCGGGCCGGATTCGTCGATGTCGAGGTCAGTGATCGGCCGCACTGGCGTCCGCCCGAGCGCGCGCTGTGGGAGGAGGCGGCGGAACTCGATCCGGGCGACAGTCCCGCCCTGCGATCCCTGCACGACGAGGCCGTCCGCGTGTTGCCGGTGTTCGACCTGACGCGCCGGATTCTCGCGACCGCGAGCGTGGGTCGCTGA
- a CDS encoding beta-galactosidase, with protein MNGKPFQIRSGEMHPARIPVQHWRHRIQMAKAMGLNAVSIYVMWNYIEESPGVFDFTTDRRDIAAFVQLCQQEGMWVLLRGGPYVCGEWDLGGLPPYLLAYPDVQLRVNSATDPHYMAAVNRYIAHLAPIVKPLMTAAGGPILMVQIENEYGSFGSDAAYLEEIRQAWIANGITGPFYTEDGLSQVEGNKTNVTGGAIALSGGDAAQIASARQAFPAVPAMAGEVYPGWLTHWGDSTFQGTGNDISGTLKALMAAGLSFNLYMVHGGTSFGFFAGANADDQSGDYQPDITSYDYAAPITEQGAATPRYSEYRTLISGYLSSPPPAVPAPVPTIASGTGQITPVAYASIWDNLPAPLPAAQTVNPQPMETYGQNSGFILYSKQLSGYSGGQLAIQWVHDYATVCLNGAYAGGLYRQTLPAAVTSALNIATANAPLTLPTGTAIGGSPRMDILVEGLGRTNYGHAIVDRKGILQTVALQNAGSLTGTLTGWQVYSLPMDDTFISTLKNTVTDAHRPGIFFKAALTLTAPGDTYLDLSAWTKGVVWVNGHNLGRYWEIGPQQRLYCPAEWLTAGTNEILVFDLHQTTPAPITLHAMLTSAAIPVSGWKLVHVDSQELVAENGAATNAFDGNAATIWHSRWSPAPGDPLPHEIQIDLGARHQLDGVGYLPRQDGNADGRIGAYEIYVSDSPTAWGSAVATGTFPDTAAPKTVFLGSATGRYLRLRALTEAGSRGPWTSAAEISATGVLAGS; from the coding sequence ATGAACGGCAAGCCGTTCCAGATCCGCTCCGGCGAGATGCACCCGGCGCGCATCCCCGTCCAGCACTGGCGTCATCGGATCCAGATGGCGAAGGCCATGGGGCTGAACGCGGTGTCGATCTACGTCATGTGGAACTACATCGAGGAGTCCCCCGGAGTCTTCGATTTCACCACCGACCGCCGGGACATCGCAGCGTTCGTACAACTGTGCCAGCAGGAGGGAATGTGGGTTCTGCTGCGCGGCGGGCCGTATGTCTGCGGCGAGTGGGATCTCGGTGGTCTGCCTCCGTACCTGCTGGCTTATCCGGACGTCCAGCTGCGGGTGAACTCCGCCACCGATCCGCACTACATGGCCGCCGTGAACCGGTACATCGCCCATCTCGCGCCGATCGTCAAACCTCTGATGACGGCGGCCGGCGGCCCGATCCTGATGGTGCAGATCGAGAACGAATACGGGTCCTTCGGCAGCGACGCCGCCTATCTGGAGGAGATCCGGCAGGCCTGGATCGCGAACGGCATCACCGGGCCCTTCTACACCGAGGACGGCCTGTCGCAGGTGGAGGGCAACAAGACGAATGTGACCGGCGGTGCGATAGCCCTGTCCGGCGGCGACGCCGCGCAGATCGCGTCGGCCCGTCAGGCGTTCCCCGCGGTACCGGCGATGGCCGGAGAGGTCTATCCGGGCTGGTTGACGCACTGGGGCGACAGCACGTTCCAGGGCACCGGCAACGACATCTCCGGCACCCTCAAGGCCCTGATGGCGGCCGGCCTGTCCTTCAACCTCTACATGGTCCACGGCGGCACGAGCTTCGGCTTCTTCGCGGGCGCCAACGCCGACGACCAGTCCGGCGACTACCAGCCGGACATCACCAGCTACGACTATGCCGCCCCGATCACCGAACAGGGCGCCGCCACACCCCGGTACAGCGAATACCGCACCCTGATATCGGGGTACCTGAGCAGCCCGCCGCCGGCCGTCCCGGCGCCGGTCCCGACGATCGCTTCCGGGACCGGTCAGATCACCCCGGTCGCGTACGCCTCGATCTGGGACAACCTGCCGGCGCCCCTTCCGGCGGCGCAGACGGTGAACCCGCAGCCGATGGAGACCTACGGGCAGAACTCCGGCTTCATCCTGTACAGCAAGCAGCTGTCCGGCTACTCCGGCGGGCAGCTGGCCATCCAGTGGGTGCACGACTACGCGACGGTCTGCCTCAACGGCGCCTACGCCGGAGGCCTGTACCGGCAGACCCTCCCGGCCGCCGTCACCAGCGCTTTGAACATCGCGACCGCCAACGCTCCGTTGACATTGCCCACCGGCACCGCGATCGGCGGCAGTCCCCGGATGGACATCCTGGTCGAGGGGCTCGGACGCACCAACTACGGACACGCGATCGTCGATCGCAAGGGGATCCTGCAAACCGTCGCCCTCCAGAACGCCGGCTCGCTGACCGGCACCCTCACCGGCTGGCAGGTCTACTCGCTGCCGATGGACGACACGTTCATCAGTACCCTGAAGAACACGGTGACCGACGCCCACCGCCCCGGGATCTTCTTCAAGGCCGCCCTCACCCTGACCGCGCCCGGCGACACCTACCTGGACCTGTCCGCATGGACCAAAGGCGTGGTCTGGGTCAACGGCCACAACCTCGGCAGGTACTGGGAGATCGGCCCCCAGCAGCGGCTCTACTGCCCGGCGGAGTGGCTCACGGCCGGGACCAACGAGATCCTCGTCTTCGACCTGCACCAGACCACCCCCGCGCCGATCACCCTGCACGCGATGCTCACCAGCGCGGCCATCCCGGTCTCCGGCTGGAAGCTCGTCCACGTCGACAGCCAGGAACTCGTCGCCGAGAACGGAGCGGCCACCAACGCCTTCGACGGCAACGCCGCCACGATCTGGCACTCGCGGTGGTCTCCGGCGCCGGGGGACCCCCTCCCCCACGAGATCCAGATCGACCTCGGCGCCCGCCACCAGCTCGACGGCGTCGGCTACCTCCCCCGCCAGGACGGCAACGCCGACGGCCGCATCGGCGCCTACGAGATCTACGTCTCGGACTCCCCGACCGCCTGGGGCAGCGCCGTGGCCACCGGAACCTTCCCGGACACCGCAGCGCCGAAGACCGTGTTCCTGGGCTCCGCGACCGGCCGCTACCTGCGCCTGCGAGCCCTCACCGAAGCCGGCAGCCGCGGCCCCTGGACGAGCGCGGCGGAGATCTCCGCGACCGGCGTGCTCGCAGGTTCCTGA